From one Solanum stenotomum isolate F172 chromosome 12, ASM1918654v1, whole genome shotgun sequence genomic stretch:
- the LOC125847763 gene encoding uncharacterized protein LOC125847763, with the protein MKAESSSQEPQMHMTSSRCSSLLMAFLFALSASFQFNDPDWYFWFPLYALACLVNMVNGFTKIAKITLLMGTILFLKVVIEDIWFHQGISGIWSFDMRERVVREKIGSGLVILSMSLLLQKENPNNTTLFELGQSILVAIGYGLSFAFFLFSMPEMKL; encoded by the exons ATGAAAGCAGAATCATCTTCTCAAGAACCTCAGATGCACATGACATCATCAAGATGTTCTTCACTATTAATGGCTTTCCTTTTTGCTCTCTCTGCATCTTTCCAATTCAATGACCCTG ATTGGTATTTCTGGTTTCCTCTATATGCACTGGCTTGCCTTGTCAACATGGTCAATGGATTCACAAAAATAGCCAAAATTACTCTCTTGATGGGGACCATCTTATTCCTTAAAGTTGTCATTGAAGATATTTGGTTTCATCAAGGCATATCTGGAATTTGGTCATTTGATATGAGGGAGAGAGTAGTGAGGGAAAAGATTGGAAGTGGACTTGTTATTCTCTCCATGTCTTTACTACTGCAAAAAGAAAACCCCAACAATACAACACTTTTTGAACTTG GTCAGTCAATCTTGGTTGCAATAGGTTATGGCCTGTCCTTCGCGTTCTTTTTGTTCTCAATGCCAGAAATGAAGTTGTAA